In Erigeron canadensis isolate Cc75 chromosome 1, C_canadensis_v1, whole genome shotgun sequence, a single window of DNA contains:
- the LOC122592786 gene encoding uncharacterized protein LOC122592786 yields MDPNDISSPSSSSSSFNSIGSNEYDDAVESAVVLAINLVRHVVAENEDEEPPPRGFHRRVVIDRRGEEAERRLMQDYFVDAPTFNPRQFRRRFRMHKPLFLRITGDLERKYRYFQQIYNGVGKFGFTAIQKCTSAIRQLAYGLASDQLDEHLHMSERTSRESLQHFYIGILLKTSRDLS; encoded by the coding sequence ATGGATCCCAATGATATTTCTTCcccttcttcatcatcatcttcttttaaTTCTATTGGCTCTAATGAATATGATGATGCCGTCGAAAGTGCAGTAGTTTTAGCCATTAACTTGGTTAGACATGTTGTGGCCgaaaatgaagatgaagaaccaCCACCGAGGGGATTTCATCGTAGGGTTGTTATTGATAGGCGAGGGGAGGAGGCCGAACGACGGTTGATGCAAGACTATTTTGTTGATGCACCAACATTCAACCCGAGGCAATTTAGGCGTCGTTTTCGTATGCataaacctttatttttaagGATTACCGGTGACTTGGAAAGGAAGTATAGGTATtttcaacaaatatataatggTGTCGGGAAGTTTGGTTTCACCGCGATACAAAAATGTACGTCCGCAATACGACAACTCGCATACGGTTTGGCTAGCGACCAACTAGACGAGCATTTGCACATGTCGGAAAGAACTTCAAGAGAGTCACTTCAACATTTTTATATAGGTATTTTACTAAAAACTTCAAGAGATTTATCATAA
- the LOC122584968 gene encoding uncharacterized protein LOC122584968 → MALSRMSSIAGGSKNCCISSFRRWVHTVAQPPSLHNAIVPSNLSPPLVFPEFERNPDSINNEFGSGSYLGIGSMELMAVPKKKTSPHKRGIRNGPKALKPIPVIIRCKACGRVKLPHFFCCSGLRHTDGQNGSTS, encoded by the exons ATGGCGTTATCAAGGATGTCAAGTATCGCCGGCGGTAGCAAAAACTGTTGTATCTCATCTTTCAGAAGGTGGGTCCACACCGTCGCACAGCCGCCGTCGCTACACAACGCTATAGTCCCATCAAACTTATCTCCACCGTTGGTTTTCCCTGAATTTGAAAGAAACCCAGACTCCATTAATAATGAATTCGGTTCGGGTTCTTATCTTGGAATCGGATCTATGGAGCTCATGGCTGTACCTAAAAAGAAg ACTTCACCACACAAACGTGGGATACGAAATGGACCGAAGGCTCTGAAACCTATTCCGGTGATTATCCGTTGCAA GGCGTGTGGGCGAGTCAAGCTGCCTCATTTCTTCTGTTGCAGTGGACTTAGGCACACTGATGGACAAAATGGTTCCACAAGTTGA